From the Solanum pennellii chromosome 4, SPENNV200 genome, one window contains:
- the LOC107017241 gene encoding ABC transporter G family member 6-like, with translation MSKIVAQNVSPVRDCVPLYDRRQTVEMSSPAFAQLLNNVGDHVTGDETETPVHQVLTMQPQNSIPFVLSFSNLTYSVTVRRKNIFPAMSRGWTEEEPVTRTKVLLHDISGEARDGELLAVLGASGSGKSTLIDALANRISKDSLKGEMKLNGEKLHTKLLKVISAYVMQDDLLYPMLTVEETLMFSAEFRLPRTLSKSKKKSRVQALIDQLGLRNAAKTIIGDEGHRGVSGGERRRVSIGIDIIHDPIILFLDEPTSGLDSTSAFMVVKVLQRIAQSGSIVIMSIHQPSNRILSLLDRLIFLSHGQTVYSDSPFNLPQFFTDFGHPIPENENRTEFALDLIRELEGTPDGTNNLVEFNRKWKNSSTTSTIYDLSLKEAISASISRGKLVSGAANPTSMVPTFANPIWTEMAVLSKRSFTNSWRMPEIFFVRFSAVMVTGFILSTIFWRLDNSPKGIWERLGFIAFAVSTTYYICAEALPVFIHERYIFMRETAYNAYRRSSYCLSHALVSLPSLIILSLSFAALTFWAVGLDGGASGFLFYFSVILASIWAGNSFVTFLSGVVPHVMIGYTIVVALLGYFLLFSGFYMNRDRIPSYWIWFHYLSLVKYPYEAVLLNEFKDPTKCFVRGVQLFDNSQLGDLPNSIKEKLLDNISETLNVTITSSTCFTSGADVLVQQGITQLNKWNCLWVTIAWGFFYRILFYFTLLLGSKNKRR, from the coding sequence atgtcaaaaattgtAGCTCAAAATGTTTCACCGGTAAGAGATTGTGTACCTCTTTATGATCGGAGACAGACGGTAGAAATGTCTTCGCCGGCGTTTGCTCAGTTGTTGAACAACGTCGGAGATCATGTCACCGGCGACGAAACTGAAACTCCAGTTCACCAAGTTCTGACGATGCAGCCGCAGAACTCTATTCCGTTTGTACTGTCATTTAGCAACCTCACATACAGCGTGACAGTTCGCCGGAAAAACATTTTTCCGGCAATGTCCAGGGGCTGGACAGAGGAAGAGCCGGTCACGAGGACGAAAGTGCTTTTACATGATATATCAGGGGAGGCGCGTGATGGAGAGCTACTCGCAGTGCTCGGCGCGTCTGGTTCGGGGAAATCGACGTTGATCGATGCTTTAGCTAATCGAATTTCGAAAGATAGCTTGAAAGGGGAGATGAAATTGAACGGTGAGAAATTGCATACGAAGTTGCTGAAAGTGATATCGGCGTACGTAATGCAAGACGATCTCCTTTATCCGATGCTTACAGTTGAAGAAACTTTAATGTTCTCAGCAGAGTTTCGCCTTCCACGAACTCTATCGAAATCGAAGAAGAAAAGTAGAGTTCAAGCATTAATCGATCAATTAGGACTCAGAAACGCCGCCAAAACTATAATCGGCGATGAAGGCCACCGAGGAGTCTCCGGCGGTGAAAGACGGAGAGTTTCGATCGGAATCGACATCATCCATGATCCGATCATCTTATTTCTCGATGAACCTACTTCCGGTCTCGATTCCACCAGTGCTTTCATGGTGGTTAAAGTTCTTCAACGAATCGCACAGAGCGGAAGTATTGTGATAATGTCGATTCATCAGCCAAGTAATCGAATTCTCAGTTTACTTGATCGATTAATCTTCTTATCACATGGACAAACTGTTTACAGTGATTCACCGTTCAATTTGCCCCAATTTTTCACGGATTTTGGTCATCCAATTCCAGAAAACGAGAACAGAACAGAGTTCGCCCTTGATTTAATCCGCGAACTCGAAGGCACACCTGATGGAACAAATAATTTAGTTGAATTCAATCGAAAATGGAAAAATTCTTCAACAACATCGACAATATATGATCTATCACTAAAGGAAGCAATAAGTGCGAGCATTTCCAGAGGAAAATTGGTTTCTGGTGCTGCTAATCCTACTTCTATGGTTCCTACTTTTGCAAATCCAATATGGACCGAAATGGCAGTACTGTCAAAGCGTTCATTCACAAACTCATGGCGTATGCCGGAGATTTTCTTCGTCCGTTTCAGTGCAGTAATGGTCACGGGTTTTATCCTCTCAACCATTTTCTGGCGGCTCGACAATTCCCCTAAAGGCATATGGGAACGCCTTGGTTTTATAGCATTCGCAGTGTCAACAACTTACTATATATGCGCGGAGGCGTTGCCCGTTTTCATTCACGAGAGGTACATTTTCATGAGGGAAACAGCTTACAATGCTTATCGGAGATCATCATATTGCCTCTCTCACGCTTTGGTTTCGCTACCATCATTGATAATCCTCTCTCTATCGTTCGCAGCCCTGACTTTCTGGGCTGTTGGCCTAGACGGTGGAGCTTCGGGCTTTTTGTTCTACTTCTCTGTCATTCTAGCTTCAATCTGGGCCGGGAATTCATTCGTCACTTTCCTCTCTGGTGTCGTTCCTCATGTCATGATCGGTTACACAATCGTAGTTGCATTACTCGGATACTTCCTCCTCTTCAGTGGATTCTACATGAATCGCGATAGGATCCCATCTTACTGGATATGGTTTCATTACCTCTCGCTCGTGAAATACCCATATGAAGCAGTGTTGCTGAACGAATTCAAAGACCCCACGAAATGCTTCGTTCGTGGGGTTCAATTGTTCGATAACAGCCAATTGGGGGATTTACCGAATTCAATAAAGGAGAAATTATTGGACAATATAAGCGAAACATTGAACGTAACGATAACAAGTTCCACTTGTTTCACAAGTGGCGCAGATGTATTGGTGCAACAAGGGATAACTCAACTGAACAAATGGAATTGTTTGTGGGTAACAATTGCGTGGGGATTTTTCTAtaggattttattttatttcactttgtTATTgggaagtaaaaataaaaggaggtaa
- the LOC107017995 gene encoding coiled-coil domain-containing protein 18-like isoform X1, with the protein MSWLRSAMNKAVEVGNSNLTRTVRNYADSVGHAVAEGAKILQDRIGNRNFKSFKQTVQRLEEASISCKGPERVQLMKRWLAALKAIDNMSEVSVEDKEKNNEQQHPSEEVRKQPLVLYYDSEMGGEPLNFRDVFLYSKALEGMLICMILEAPNEEEISLLLELFELCLTGGKAVHSAIISSIQDLSNAFSNYQDEVLVKREELLQFAESAITGLKSNADLGRIDAEVSTLNKQLDEIKAVKDASGDHETISEETAASIECLVMALKVALAHIRVCSRLEGLLLKKKSLKYGDSPEVHSQKVDKLKLLSESLVRSANKAEKEISDDRIQKEEALKFRVAKTSEVGEIEKELAAEISALEKQRNEIEAQLKQVNISLAAASARLHNAREERDQFYDANDQIVAHLKTREGELSKTIGSCRVEEHVVSSWIKFLEDAWVLQSSYTETKDKEAKVELEKHEDYFVNLVLQLLSDYEKELRPSIDRIRKYVENLKSLGEGSSAKEAGLSSGESKALSPRKSLELEYLDYEAKIITTFSVVDNMMEQFYAQHGKVSRKDDPKIKGLFENIEKLREEFESIERPELEMEIPDAPTQEGDASSHNIPDEHKSDPARKATEAPETGTNEENKPPSTKAENVSNAAPNKVPENVSSPARKTIEAPAAGAKEEKKPAATSAEQMYEAELAKLESESGNINQDFTAEEIGGWEFDELENELNSGTRAIPEKR; encoded by the exons ATGTCGTGGTTAAGATCAGCTATGAACAAAGCAGTAGAGGTTGGAAATAGCAACCTTACACGCACTGTCAGAAATTACGCCGATTCCGTTGGTCACGCAGTTGCTGAAGGAGCCAAAATTTTACAGGATCGCATT GGGAATAGGAACTTCAAAAGCTTTAAACAGACGGTCCAAAGATTGGAAGAAGCTTCTATTTCCTGCAAGGGACCAGAGAGAGTTCAGTTAATGAAAAGGTGGTTAGCTGCACTTAAAGCAATTGATAACATGTCAGAGGTTTCTGTTGAAGATAAAGAGAAGAACAATGAGCAGCAGCATCCTTCCGAGGAAGTAAGAAAACAACCACTG GTTCTCTATTATGATTCTGAGATGGGCGGTGAGCCACTGAACTTTCGCGATGTCTTTCTCTATAGTAAAGCGTTGGAGGGCATGCTGATATGTATG ATTCTTGAAGCGCCAAACGAAGAGGAAATCTCTCTCCTTCTTGAATTATTTGA ACTCTGTCTCACTGGGGGAAAAGCGGTTCACAGTGCAATAATCAGCAGCATCCAAGATTTGTCAAATGCTTTCTCAAACTACCAAGACGAAGTATTG GTAAAACGTGAGGAGCTATTGCAGTTTGCAGAAAGTGCCATCACAGGGTTGAAATCTAATGCAGATCTCGGAAG AATTGATGCCGAAGTCTCTACATTGAATAAAcaacttgatgaaataaaagCAGTAAAGGATGCAAGTGGGGATCATGAAACGATATCCGAAGAGACTGCGGCTTCAATAGAG TGTTTGGTCATG GCACTGAAAGTAGCACTTGCTCATATTCGGGTCTGTTCCAGATTAGAAGGGCTTCTACTGAAGAAAAAATCTCTTAAATACGGGGACTCTCCGGAAGTCCATTCTCAAAAG GTTGATAAGTTGAAACTCCTATCTGAATCTCTTGTTAGATCCGCCAACAAAGCTGAAAAGGAGATCTCAGATGACAG AATTCAGAAAGAGGAGGCACTAAAATTTCGTGTTGCCAAGACCAGTGAAGTGGGTGAAATAGAAAAG GAATTAGCAGCTGAGATCTCAGCTCTTGAGAAACAAAGGAATGAAATTGAAGCTCAACTGAAGCAG GTCAATATCTCCTTGGCAGCAGCTAGTGCACGCCTTCATAATGCCCGAGAAGAGAGGGACCAATTCTATGACGCTAATGATCAGATTGTTGCTCATTTAAAAACTAGa GAAGGCGAGCTATCTAAGACCATTGGCTCATGTAGAGTGGAAGAACACGTCGTTAGTTCATGGATCAAATTTTTGGAGGATGCTTGGGTTCTTCAGTCTTCCTATACAGAGACCAAAGACAAGGAGGCTAA AGTTGAATTGGAAAAGCATGAGGATTATTTTGTGAACTTGGTCTTGCAACTTCTCTCTGATTACGAG AAAGAGTTGAGGCCTTCAATTGACCGTATTAGAAAATATGTGGAAAATTTGAAGAGTTTAGGTGAAGG CAGCTCAGCAAAAGAAGCTGGTCTGTCTTCAGGTGAATCAAAAGCATTGAGCCCTAGGAAAAGTCTGGAGTTGGAGTACCTGGACTATGAAGCCAAG ATTATAACCACCTTTAGCGTAGTCGACAACATGATGGAGCAGTTCTATGCTCAACACGGGAAAGTATCCAG GAAAGATGATCCAAAGATTAAAGGGCTGTTTGAGAACATCGAAAAATTACGAGAAGAATTTGAATCTATTGAGAGACCGGAACTGGAAATGGAGATCCCGGATGCCCCCACCCAAGAGGGAGATGCTTCATCTCATAATATTCCTGATGAACATAAATCAGATCCCGCAAGGAAGGCAACAGAAGCCCCTGAAACTGGGACGAATGAGGAAAACAAACCACCTTCTACCAAAGCAGAGAATGTGTCTAACGCTGCACCCAATAAAGTGCCGGAAAATGTATCAAGTCCTGCGAGGAAGACAATAGAAGCCCCTGCAGCTGGCGCAAAGGAGGAAAAGAAACCAGCTGCTACGAGTGCTGAGCAAATGTATGAAGCAGAGTTGGCGAAATTGGAATCCGAGTCTGGAAACATTAACCAGGATTTCACTGCAGAAGAGATTGGTGGCTGGGAATTTGATGAACtggaaaatgaattaaattctGGGACTCGCGCAATCCCTgaaaaaagatag
- the LOC107017995 gene encoding coiled-coil domain-containing protein 18-like isoform X2 yields the protein MSWLRSAMNKAVEVGNSNLTRTVRNYADSVGHAVAEGAKILQDRIGNRNFKSFKQTVQRLEEASISCKGPERVQLMKRWLAALKAIDNMSEVSVEDKEKNNEQQHPSEEVRKQPLVLYYDSEMGGEPLNFRDVFLYSKALEGMLICMILEAPNEEEISLLLELFELCLTGGKAVHSAIISSIQDLSNAFSNYQDEVLVKREELLQFAESAITGLKSNADLGRIDAEVSTLNKQLDEIKAVKDASGDHETISEETAASIECLVMALKVALAHIRVCSRLEGLLLKKKSLKYGDSPEVHSQKVDKLKLLSESLVRSANKAEKEISDDRIQKEEALKFRVAKTSEVGEIEKELAAEISALEKQRNEIEAQLKQVNISLAAASARLHNAREERDQFYDANDQIVAHLKTREGELSKTIGSCRVEEHVVSSWIKFLEDAWVLQSSYTETKDKEAKVELEKHEDYFVNLVLQLLSDYEKELRPSIDRIRKYVENLKSLGEGSAKEAGLSSGESKALSPRKSLELEYLDYEAKIITTFSVVDNMMEQFYAQHGKVSRKDDPKIKGLFENIEKLREEFESIERPELEMEIPDAPTQEGDASSHNIPDEHKSDPARKATEAPETGTNEENKPPSTKAENVSNAAPNKVPENVSSPARKTIEAPAAGAKEEKKPAATSAEQMYEAELAKLESESGNINQDFTAEEIGGWEFDELENELNSGTRAIPEKR from the exons ATGTCGTGGTTAAGATCAGCTATGAACAAAGCAGTAGAGGTTGGAAATAGCAACCTTACACGCACTGTCAGAAATTACGCCGATTCCGTTGGTCACGCAGTTGCTGAAGGAGCCAAAATTTTACAGGATCGCATT GGGAATAGGAACTTCAAAAGCTTTAAACAGACGGTCCAAAGATTGGAAGAAGCTTCTATTTCCTGCAAGGGACCAGAGAGAGTTCAGTTAATGAAAAGGTGGTTAGCTGCACTTAAAGCAATTGATAACATGTCAGAGGTTTCTGTTGAAGATAAAGAGAAGAACAATGAGCAGCAGCATCCTTCCGAGGAAGTAAGAAAACAACCACTG GTTCTCTATTATGATTCTGAGATGGGCGGTGAGCCACTGAACTTTCGCGATGTCTTTCTCTATAGTAAAGCGTTGGAGGGCATGCTGATATGTATG ATTCTTGAAGCGCCAAACGAAGAGGAAATCTCTCTCCTTCTTGAATTATTTGA ACTCTGTCTCACTGGGGGAAAAGCGGTTCACAGTGCAATAATCAGCAGCATCCAAGATTTGTCAAATGCTTTCTCAAACTACCAAGACGAAGTATTG GTAAAACGTGAGGAGCTATTGCAGTTTGCAGAAAGTGCCATCACAGGGTTGAAATCTAATGCAGATCTCGGAAG AATTGATGCCGAAGTCTCTACATTGAATAAAcaacttgatgaaataaaagCAGTAAAGGATGCAAGTGGGGATCATGAAACGATATCCGAAGAGACTGCGGCTTCAATAGAG TGTTTGGTCATG GCACTGAAAGTAGCACTTGCTCATATTCGGGTCTGTTCCAGATTAGAAGGGCTTCTACTGAAGAAAAAATCTCTTAAATACGGGGACTCTCCGGAAGTCCATTCTCAAAAG GTTGATAAGTTGAAACTCCTATCTGAATCTCTTGTTAGATCCGCCAACAAAGCTGAAAAGGAGATCTCAGATGACAG AATTCAGAAAGAGGAGGCACTAAAATTTCGTGTTGCCAAGACCAGTGAAGTGGGTGAAATAGAAAAG GAATTAGCAGCTGAGATCTCAGCTCTTGAGAAACAAAGGAATGAAATTGAAGCTCAACTGAAGCAG GTCAATATCTCCTTGGCAGCAGCTAGTGCACGCCTTCATAATGCCCGAGAAGAGAGGGACCAATTCTATGACGCTAATGATCAGATTGTTGCTCATTTAAAAACTAGa GAAGGCGAGCTATCTAAGACCATTGGCTCATGTAGAGTGGAAGAACACGTCGTTAGTTCATGGATCAAATTTTTGGAGGATGCTTGGGTTCTTCAGTCTTCCTATACAGAGACCAAAGACAAGGAGGCTAA AGTTGAATTGGAAAAGCATGAGGATTATTTTGTGAACTTGGTCTTGCAACTTCTCTCTGATTACGAG AAAGAGTTGAGGCCTTCAATTGACCGTATTAGAAAATATGTGGAAAATTTGAAGAGTTTAGGTGAAGG CTCAGCAAAAGAAGCTGGTCTGTCTTCAGGTGAATCAAAAGCATTGAGCCCTAGGAAAAGTCTGGAGTTGGAGTACCTGGACTATGAAGCCAAG ATTATAACCACCTTTAGCGTAGTCGACAACATGATGGAGCAGTTCTATGCTCAACACGGGAAAGTATCCAG GAAAGATGATCCAAAGATTAAAGGGCTGTTTGAGAACATCGAAAAATTACGAGAAGAATTTGAATCTATTGAGAGACCGGAACTGGAAATGGAGATCCCGGATGCCCCCACCCAAGAGGGAGATGCTTCATCTCATAATATTCCTGATGAACATAAATCAGATCCCGCAAGGAAGGCAACAGAAGCCCCTGAAACTGGGACGAATGAGGAAAACAAACCACCTTCTACCAAAGCAGAGAATGTGTCTAACGCTGCACCCAATAAAGTGCCGGAAAATGTATCAAGTCCTGCGAGGAAGACAATAGAAGCCCCTGCAGCTGGCGCAAAGGAGGAAAAGAAACCAGCTGCTACGAGTGCTGAGCAAATGTATGAAGCAGAGTTGGCGAAATTGGAATCCGAGTCTGGAAACATTAACCAGGATTTCACTGCAGAAGAGATTGGTGGCTGGGAATTTGATGAACtggaaaatgaattaaattctGGGACTCGCGCAATCCCTgaaaaaagatag
- the LOC107017995 gene encoding coiled-coil domain-containing protein 18-like isoform X4 gives MSWLRSAMNKAVEVGNSNLTRTVRNYADSVGHAVAEGAKILQDRIGNRNFKSFKQTVQRLEEASISCKGPERVQLMKRWLAALKAIDNMSEVSVEDKEKNNEQQHPSEEVRKQPLVLYYDSEMGGEPLNFRDVFLYSKALEGMLICMILEAPNEEEISLLLELFELCLTGGKAVHSAIISSIQDLSNAFSNYQDEVLVKREELLQFAESAITGLKSNADLGRIDAEVSTLNKQLDEIKAVKDASGDHETISEETAASIEALKVALAHIRVCSRLEGLLLKKKSLKYGDSPEVHSQKVDKLKLLSESLVRSANKAEKEISDDRIQKEEALKFRVAKTSEVGEIEKELAAEISALEKQRNEIEAQLKQVNISLAAASARLHNAREERDQFYDANDQIVAHLKTREGELSKTIGSCRVEEHVVSSWIKFLEDAWVLQSSYTETKDKEAKVELEKHEDYFVNLVLQLLSDYEKELRPSIDRIRKYVENLKSLGEGSAKEAGLSSGESKALSPRKSLELEYLDYEAKIITTFSVVDNMMEQFYAQHGKVSRKDDPKIKGLFENIEKLREEFESIERPELEMEIPDAPTQEGDASSHNIPDEHKSDPARKATEAPETGTNEENKPPSTKAENVSNAAPNKVPENVSSPARKTIEAPAAGAKEEKKPAATSAEQMYEAELAKLESESGNINQDFTAEEIGGWEFDELENELNSGTRAIPEKR, from the exons ATGTCGTGGTTAAGATCAGCTATGAACAAAGCAGTAGAGGTTGGAAATAGCAACCTTACACGCACTGTCAGAAATTACGCCGATTCCGTTGGTCACGCAGTTGCTGAAGGAGCCAAAATTTTACAGGATCGCATT GGGAATAGGAACTTCAAAAGCTTTAAACAGACGGTCCAAAGATTGGAAGAAGCTTCTATTTCCTGCAAGGGACCAGAGAGAGTTCAGTTAATGAAAAGGTGGTTAGCTGCACTTAAAGCAATTGATAACATGTCAGAGGTTTCTGTTGAAGATAAAGAGAAGAACAATGAGCAGCAGCATCCTTCCGAGGAAGTAAGAAAACAACCACTG GTTCTCTATTATGATTCTGAGATGGGCGGTGAGCCACTGAACTTTCGCGATGTCTTTCTCTATAGTAAAGCGTTGGAGGGCATGCTGATATGTATG ATTCTTGAAGCGCCAAACGAAGAGGAAATCTCTCTCCTTCTTGAATTATTTGA ACTCTGTCTCACTGGGGGAAAAGCGGTTCACAGTGCAATAATCAGCAGCATCCAAGATTTGTCAAATGCTTTCTCAAACTACCAAGACGAAGTATTG GTAAAACGTGAGGAGCTATTGCAGTTTGCAGAAAGTGCCATCACAGGGTTGAAATCTAATGCAGATCTCGGAAG AATTGATGCCGAAGTCTCTACATTGAATAAAcaacttgatgaaataaaagCAGTAAAGGATGCAAGTGGGGATCATGAAACGATATCCGAAGAGACTGCGGCTTCAATAGAG GCACTGAAAGTAGCACTTGCTCATATTCGGGTCTGTTCCAGATTAGAAGGGCTTCTACTGAAGAAAAAATCTCTTAAATACGGGGACTCTCCGGAAGTCCATTCTCAAAAG GTTGATAAGTTGAAACTCCTATCTGAATCTCTTGTTAGATCCGCCAACAAAGCTGAAAAGGAGATCTCAGATGACAG AATTCAGAAAGAGGAGGCACTAAAATTTCGTGTTGCCAAGACCAGTGAAGTGGGTGAAATAGAAAAG GAATTAGCAGCTGAGATCTCAGCTCTTGAGAAACAAAGGAATGAAATTGAAGCTCAACTGAAGCAG GTCAATATCTCCTTGGCAGCAGCTAGTGCACGCCTTCATAATGCCCGAGAAGAGAGGGACCAATTCTATGACGCTAATGATCAGATTGTTGCTCATTTAAAAACTAGa GAAGGCGAGCTATCTAAGACCATTGGCTCATGTAGAGTGGAAGAACACGTCGTTAGTTCATGGATCAAATTTTTGGAGGATGCTTGGGTTCTTCAGTCTTCCTATACAGAGACCAAAGACAAGGAGGCTAA AGTTGAATTGGAAAAGCATGAGGATTATTTTGTGAACTTGGTCTTGCAACTTCTCTCTGATTACGAG AAAGAGTTGAGGCCTTCAATTGACCGTATTAGAAAATATGTGGAAAATTTGAAGAGTTTAGGTGAAGG CTCAGCAAAAGAAGCTGGTCTGTCTTCAGGTGAATCAAAAGCATTGAGCCCTAGGAAAAGTCTGGAGTTGGAGTACCTGGACTATGAAGCCAAG ATTATAACCACCTTTAGCGTAGTCGACAACATGATGGAGCAGTTCTATGCTCAACACGGGAAAGTATCCAG GAAAGATGATCCAAAGATTAAAGGGCTGTTTGAGAACATCGAAAAATTACGAGAAGAATTTGAATCTATTGAGAGACCGGAACTGGAAATGGAGATCCCGGATGCCCCCACCCAAGAGGGAGATGCTTCATCTCATAATATTCCTGATGAACATAAATCAGATCCCGCAAGGAAGGCAACAGAAGCCCCTGAAACTGGGACGAATGAGGAAAACAAACCACCTTCTACCAAAGCAGAGAATGTGTCTAACGCTGCACCCAATAAAGTGCCGGAAAATGTATCAAGTCCTGCGAGGAAGACAATAGAAGCCCCTGCAGCTGGCGCAAAGGAGGAAAAGAAACCAGCTGCTACGAGTGCTGAGCAAATGTATGAAGCAGAGTTGGCGAAATTGGAATCCGAGTCTGGAAACATTAACCAGGATTTCACTGCAGAAGAGATTGGTGGCTGGGAATTTGATGAACtggaaaatgaattaaattctGGGACTCGCGCAATCCCTgaaaaaagatag
- the LOC107017995 gene encoding coiled-coil domain-containing protein 18-like isoform X3 yields MSWLRSAMNKAVEVGNSNLTRTVRNYADSVGHAVAEGAKILQDRIGNRNFKSFKQTVQRLEEASISCKGPERVQLMKRWLAALKAIDNMSEVSVEDKEKNNEQQHPSEEVRKQPLVLYYDSEMGGEPLNFRDVFLYSKALEGMLICMILEAPNEEEISLLLELFELCLTGGKAVHSAIISSIQDLSNAFSNYQDEVLVKREELLQFAESAITGLKSNADLGRIDAEVSTLNKQLDEIKAVKDASGDHETISEETAASIEALKVALAHIRVCSRLEGLLLKKKSLKYGDSPEVHSQKVDKLKLLSESLVRSANKAEKEISDDRIQKEEALKFRVAKTSEVGEIEKELAAEISALEKQRNEIEAQLKQVNISLAAASARLHNAREERDQFYDANDQIVAHLKTREGELSKTIGSCRVEEHVVSSWIKFLEDAWVLQSSYTETKDKEAKVELEKHEDYFVNLVLQLLSDYEKELRPSIDRIRKYVENLKSLGEGSSAKEAGLSSGESKALSPRKSLELEYLDYEAKIITTFSVVDNMMEQFYAQHGKVSRKDDPKIKGLFENIEKLREEFESIERPELEMEIPDAPTQEGDASSHNIPDEHKSDPARKATEAPETGTNEENKPPSTKAENVSNAAPNKVPENVSSPARKTIEAPAAGAKEEKKPAATSAEQMYEAELAKLESESGNINQDFTAEEIGGWEFDELENELNSGTRAIPEKR; encoded by the exons ATGTCGTGGTTAAGATCAGCTATGAACAAAGCAGTAGAGGTTGGAAATAGCAACCTTACACGCACTGTCAGAAATTACGCCGATTCCGTTGGTCACGCAGTTGCTGAAGGAGCCAAAATTTTACAGGATCGCATT GGGAATAGGAACTTCAAAAGCTTTAAACAGACGGTCCAAAGATTGGAAGAAGCTTCTATTTCCTGCAAGGGACCAGAGAGAGTTCAGTTAATGAAAAGGTGGTTAGCTGCACTTAAAGCAATTGATAACATGTCAGAGGTTTCTGTTGAAGATAAAGAGAAGAACAATGAGCAGCAGCATCCTTCCGAGGAAGTAAGAAAACAACCACTG GTTCTCTATTATGATTCTGAGATGGGCGGTGAGCCACTGAACTTTCGCGATGTCTTTCTCTATAGTAAAGCGTTGGAGGGCATGCTGATATGTATG ATTCTTGAAGCGCCAAACGAAGAGGAAATCTCTCTCCTTCTTGAATTATTTGA ACTCTGTCTCACTGGGGGAAAAGCGGTTCACAGTGCAATAATCAGCAGCATCCAAGATTTGTCAAATGCTTTCTCAAACTACCAAGACGAAGTATTG GTAAAACGTGAGGAGCTATTGCAGTTTGCAGAAAGTGCCATCACAGGGTTGAAATCTAATGCAGATCTCGGAAG AATTGATGCCGAAGTCTCTACATTGAATAAAcaacttgatgaaataaaagCAGTAAAGGATGCAAGTGGGGATCATGAAACGATATCCGAAGAGACTGCGGCTTCAATAGAG GCACTGAAAGTAGCACTTGCTCATATTCGGGTCTGTTCCAGATTAGAAGGGCTTCTACTGAAGAAAAAATCTCTTAAATACGGGGACTCTCCGGAAGTCCATTCTCAAAAG GTTGATAAGTTGAAACTCCTATCTGAATCTCTTGTTAGATCCGCCAACAAAGCTGAAAAGGAGATCTCAGATGACAG AATTCAGAAAGAGGAGGCACTAAAATTTCGTGTTGCCAAGACCAGTGAAGTGGGTGAAATAGAAAAG GAATTAGCAGCTGAGATCTCAGCTCTTGAGAAACAAAGGAATGAAATTGAAGCTCAACTGAAGCAG GTCAATATCTCCTTGGCAGCAGCTAGTGCACGCCTTCATAATGCCCGAGAAGAGAGGGACCAATTCTATGACGCTAATGATCAGATTGTTGCTCATTTAAAAACTAGa GAAGGCGAGCTATCTAAGACCATTGGCTCATGTAGAGTGGAAGAACACGTCGTTAGTTCATGGATCAAATTTTTGGAGGATGCTTGGGTTCTTCAGTCTTCCTATACAGAGACCAAAGACAAGGAGGCTAA AGTTGAATTGGAAAAGCATGAGGATTATTTTGTGAACTTGGTCTTGCAACTTCTCTCTGATTACGAG AAAGAGTTGAGGCCTTCAATTGACCGTATTAGAAAATATGTGGAAAATTTGAAGAGTTTAGGTGAAGG CAGCTCAGCAAAAGAAGCTGGTCTGTCTTCAGGTGAATCAAAAGCATTGAGCCCTAGGAAAAGTCTGGAGTTGGAGTACCTGGACTATGAAGCCAAG ATTATAACCACCTTTAGCGTAGTCGACAACATGATGGAGCAGTTCTATGCTCAACACGGGAAAGTATCCAG GAAAGATGATCCAAAGATTAAAGGGCTGTTTGAGAACATCGAAAAATTACGAGAAGAATTTGAATCTATTGAGAGACCGGAACTGGAAATGGAGATCCCGGATGCCCCCACCCAAGAGGGAGATGCTTCATCTCATAATATTCCTGATGAACATAAATCAGATCCCGCAAGGAAGGCAACAGAAGCCCCTGAAACTGGGACGAATGAGGAAAACAAACCACCTTCTACCAAAGCAGAGAATGTGTCTAACGCTGCACCCAATAAAGTGCCGGAAAATGTATCAAGTCCTGCGAGGAAGACAATAGAAGCCCCTGCAGCTGGCGCAAAGGAGGAAAAGAAACCAGCTGCTACGAGTGCTGAGCAAATGTATGAAGCAGAGTTGGCGAAATTGGAATCCGAGTCTGGAAACATTAACCAGGATTTCACTGCAGAAGAGATTGGTGGCTGGGAATTTGATGAACtggaaaatgaattaaattctGGGACTCGCGCAATCCCTgaaaaaagatag